TGCCATTTTCTAGTATTTTGCCATGACTACAGAGCTGTATATTTCATTACATAGTGCCATTTTGTATTTGGCAGGTTCAGGTTGGTCAGTATAGTCATACCATGTTCTCATTGGTCCATTGCGTGACAACAGCAGTCAACTGCCACCAGTGTATGTGTCTCAGTACAATCTAGGACCAACGATTTCAAAAGGCAACCAAATATTTcacgtttctctctctctctacaggaCTTAACAATGAAGAAGAGCTTGCTTTAGTAATAGTATTGTGCCCTCTGTCACAGCAGTCCTAAACAAACTGAAGAAAGTGTGGAACTTTGAAAGTGTGGTACtgactgtgaaaacaaatcCCCATTTGTTTATCTCTCATgattgtcatttttcatctgcTACCGCTCAAAATTTCAGGAGCAATTAACTCACCAGTTCACTAGCCATGATCAGCACACCTGCCAGGTAGTCCTCTACATCCAGGTGAAAGCCTTTCTCTCGCACCACCTCAACTGAGGGGTGAAGAGGGCAGAGGAAAAAATGGTGTAAGGCCACGTTCCTCAGCAACAGTTACACACTAACACATGAACTGATACCTACTGCCAAGTATCTGAGCCACCTCCTCCCGAGTCACAAGAGTTTCACTCTCCAGGTAGACTACAAAAGCTGCTAAGAAAGCCAAGCGTTGCAGGACAAACCTCCAGTGTTCATGAAATCTAAAGCAAGATCAAACACAACACTTTATTTCACCAACATAATCCAGCCAGTATCAATTCTGTTTTCCAGAGAgtcctgcaaacacacatcaatcataaagcaataaaacaacaagaCAGTTAACAAGATATTTATAACAGTTCGTCCAGACTGCTGATCAAGTGACTTATCAAAGATGTTCTAATTACTTAAGTACTTTCTTGAACAAAATCACAATTATTTTAGAGTACATCAcgtctcacacagacacattttggaATCGGGGGATATTAGTGTTCAGCCTTTAGTTATATGCTGAAGACTTAAGATACCACCTTTGGTCATACCACAATAAGagccacagaaatgaaaagaattaaataatgacacagGCACAACCAGACAAAGGTTAATTTGATTTGTAAGCGTAGCACACAAAAGCATTATCTGGCTCATACCTGTAATACTGCTCCACAGGAAATTTTGTTTTGAGGTCTGCAATTTCTGTCCTGACTGTGCAGAACAACTCACGTGCCTTTGCACATTTAGTGGGAACTAATGGGAGAAAGGAAGAAGACTTTAAAAACTGCAGGGTCAAATTTGAAGTACAAGTCAAAATAGTTCACACTCAAATACTCACTTTCTTTGAATCCAGATGGTTGGTGGACACTTTGGAGTACTGTTAATATTTCTCTGGCAGTCTGCTCCAATATCTGAACCACCTTACGGATATCCTACAAAAAGTACAAAGTATAAGTgtttatgcatttttttctattaacaGAAAGATATACCCAACTCTCCTAATATGTTCAGTCAAACATAAcgtatatactgtacacttcATTCAATGGATTTCTGACACCTTCCCATAAAGTCTAAATCAAGTCAAGGCAATGCAATTCTTTTAAAATGCTTCAACCTGCAGATACACTTACAAGCAAAGTATATCATGGTGTATTtttatgggggaaaaaaaaataatttgaccTTCACTGTGTAGAATCATATATATGCAGAGCTTGACATCTGAAAGCTGTTTCCGCATTAATCTGCTAAAGGAGGAAATTTTCACTGTGCTCAccttaaatctgagtttaagACGTGTGTACCATCACAACTAATTTGGAAGTCTGTTGTGGTCCAGTATGTAATTTACCCAAGTGTGATGCAAAAACTTGAAACCTCCACTTGGAACTGACTCTTCGGTTATTAGAAATTCAACTTGTGTAAAAacaatatttgcatattcacaCATTCTGGATGTTACGGTTTGAATATATGTTACAGATTGGttaactgaaatgtaaaacaatatcaaacacaaaGTAAGTGTGTTCGTATAAAGATGTGCCGAATTAAAGAACGTACACAGTAAACAACAACTACAACCTATTCCCTGTCAAATAAGCAAGACAGCGTTAAATTTACAATTCTTAAAAGTTTGGTGTTAACCATAGACTGTACatggttatttattttatagtaAAAGAGACATGCCATTATGCATCGTTATCGACTTAACTAAAATGACGTCATGCCTACATTTATTGTAGTCAATCAATGGAGGCGTTTCTGCCAATAAACGGGAcctctgtcatttttaaaaacagtttatgGGGTGAAAACGTTTACTGTGTGTTGACAAGATTTCGACTCTGTTAAGCAGCTAGCTAACTGAGAGCTAATGTTCTAATCCATTCATACCTCTCTGATGTCCTGGTCAGCGCTCAGGAAGCCCTGGATATAACTGAACATTTCGGTGACAGACATTTCAGATCAGAGTCAAACTGTCCAGACGAAGATGACGATGATAATAAAGATGAGCCGTTTGCTGCTaatttataaaaacatcaacGTGCACGAGAGCGACCGCCGCTTCGACAGGCGCGTGGAGATGATGTCACTACTTTAGCGCCATCTCGTTGACGCTCCGcttctgcaaaaaataaatgaaataaaataaaatgaagtacATATGTATTCATCTTAAACCGGTATGACTATTACTGTTAAAAATAGACAACTAACTcactatataataataatgtaatattatCATCTGTCGGTCAAAGAGTTTACTTTTCTACACAAAGCCGACTTTTAAGAACATTCTGATGATAACAATGCATTTCTACTTAAGTGTGCTCATACTGTATTTGTCCCCTCGCTTCAGTAAAGGGCCGTTTAAAAGACATTGGCTTTATGCTATACTATATTTAGTCTATTTTCTCTATACCAACAACATAATTTAATgcatgattctttttttttttcttttttttttgaaaaaacttTTTCAGCCTCGATCAGTGTACACCTACAGCACAGATAATTGAAGTAATTATAGTATCTACATTATACATTTAGACGAATTCTCTCAATAATAAGATCTAATGCACTATAGGCCAATGATTGGAACAACTGCTCTTTTACAGTCTTTTAGCAGGTATATAGTTTAATTCACGAACAGAACATCATTGTTTTCAGGCAGGAATGTGATATCTCTTTATTGGACCGCTGGTTTATTTTGGTGACAGACATTTGCCATTACTCGCTCACCTGTTGACGGAGCCAAAGCAGCACTCTTGCTCATGTTagatgaaattttaaaatatcaagttAAAATACTTATCTCAAACCAAAATTAGAAGGTAATAAGCAAAACTCCTTGTGCCTATTAATGGCCCGTGACTGATCCACAAAGTATTAGTAAATTATGTAATAAATCCCTTGCTTATAAACACTTTACAAAT
This genomic window from Lates calcarifer isolate ASB-BC8 linkage group LG1, TLL_Latcal_v3, whole genome shotgun sequence contains:
- the tsn gene encoding translin — protein: MSVTEMFSYIQGFLSADQDIREDIRKVVQILEQTAREILTVLQSVHQPSGFKEIPTKCAKARELFCTVRTEIADLKTKFPVEQYYRFHEHWRFVLQRLAFLAAFVVYLESETLVTREEVAQILGIEVVREKGFHLDVEDYLAGVLIMASELSRLAVNSVTAGDYNRPLRISNFINELDSGFRLLNLKNDPLRKRYDGLKYDVKKIEEVVYDLSIRGLAKESESAGDK